In the Candidatus Electrothrix sp. GW3-4 genome, one interval contains:
- the radC gene encoding DNA repair protein RadC: MTTKSSPGDTAGHRQRLRDKFQEKGIEALTDTEVIELLLTFGTPRSDCKQAARDALAKFGSLPQVLDASPVLLGKIKGMGPKNIFALQFVQGVARRYLRQRIEKKNYITSSKDVADYLVHAMRGLRHEVFMVVYLDASHAVIGSEILSQGTINVNTVYPRELIKSALAHHAASLVVAHNHPSGSLQPSGQDEHLTRTLFLMCSFMNITLLDHLIIGAGETVYSFADHGLMDAVKKDCAAIRSRLA; encoded by the coding sequence GTGACCACAAAATCCTCCCCCGGAGATACCGCAGGCCATCGCCAGCGGCTCCGGGATAAATTTCAGGAAAAGGGCATTGAGGCCCTGACTGACACCGAGGTCATTGAACTTCTGCTGACCTTCGGCACCCCTCGTTCTGACTGCAAACAAGCAGCACGGGATGCCCTGGCAAAATTCGGCTCCCTCCCACAGGTCCTGGATGCCTCGCCCGTTCTTCTGGGAAAAATCAAAGGCATGGGGCCGAAAAATATCTTTGCCCTCCAGTTTGTCCAAGGCGTTGCCCGCCGTTATCTGCGCCAGCGAATCGAGAAAAAGAACTACATCACCTCATCCAAAGATGTGGCTGATTACCTGGTCCACGCCATGCGGGGGCTCCGACATGAGGTGTTTATGGTGGTGTACCTGGATGCCTCCCACGCAGTTATCGGCAGCGAAATCCTCTCCCAAGGCACCATCAATGTCAACACGGTCTACCCGCGTGAGCTGATCAAATCGGCCTTGGCCCATCATGCCGCCTCTTTGGTGGTGGCCCATAATCATCCATCAGGCAGTTTGCAACCCTCAGGACAGGATGAGCACTTAACTCGGACCTTGTTTCTGATGTGCTCGTTTATGAATATCACCCTGCTGGATCATCTTATCATCGGTGCCGGGGAGACCGTGTACAGCTTTGCCGATCATGGCTTGATGGACGCTGTGAAGAAGGACTGTGCTGCGATCCGTTCTCGCCTTGCCTGA
- a CDS encoding metal ABC transporter ATP-binding protein, which translates to MSSPEEQNLLEIDKLSVSLRGNRILDDINLRVRKGHIHALTGPNGAGKTTLMRSVMGGMPHKGTIRFLFRESSRVGYVPQFLEFDHSVPITVFDFLFLMLKKMPVFLGRRRAVRAKIEELLTATDCAHLIDRCVGQLSGGEFRRVLLAQALSPKPELLLLDEPASNIDEVGIRHFEEMLINLRDEQGITILMVCHSMDMISRVCDAVTAVNRTIFYDGPTKGLDHADLLQQYTFL; encoded by the coding sequence ATGAGCAGTCCTGAAGAACAAAATCTGCTTGAAATAGATAAGCTTTCGGTTTCCCTGCGGGGAAACCGAATCCTTGATGATATTAACCTGCGGGTCAGAAAAGGACATATTCATGCCCTGACCGGCCCCAACGGAGCGGGCAAGACCACCCTGATGCGGAGCGTCATGGGGGGGATGCCCCATAAGGGGACCATCCGTTTTCTCTTTCGGGAAAGCAGCCGGGTCGGCTATGTGCCCCAGTTCCTGGAGTTCGACCATTCCGTGCCGATCACGGTCTTTGATTTTCTTTTTCTGATGCTGAAAAAGATGCCGGTCTTTCTCGGGCGCCGGAGGGCGGTGCGGGCAAAGATTGAGGAGCTGCTGACCGCCACAGACTGTGCCCATCTGATTGATCGCTGTGTGGGCCAGCTTTCCGGCGGGGAGTTTCGCAGGGTCCTGCTGGCCCAGGCCCTGAGCCCGAAGCCGGAGCTTCTTCTCCTTGATGAACCGGCCAGTAATATTGATGAAGTCGGTATCCGTCATTTTGAAGAGATGCTTATCAATCTGCGAGATGAGCAGGGGATCACCATCCTTATGGTCTGCCATAGCATGGATATGATCTCAAGGGTTTGCGACGCCGTTACCGCAGTCAATCGAACAATCTTTTATGACGGCCCCACCAAGGGCCTGGATCATGCCGATCTTCTGCAGCAATATACTTTTCTATGA
- the hemW gene encoding radical SAM family heme chaperone HemW, with protein sequence MNNLGLYFHIPFCLQKCPYCSFYSLAGRADLHARYAQALITQVRSCAEVYRDHLRPLTSIFFGGGTPTLLPPETLSMLLTECLTQFPCVAEAEISIEVNPATVAALGLAHLRRAGFNRLSIGVQSLNDVELRLLGRPHTVADAVQTVQWAREAGFENINLDLMYGLPGQEPQAWLATLEQALALRPEHLSIYELTLEEGTPFSRQYGQGLFSLPEEEAVLLMLEETRQLLRQAGLQRYEISNYARPGRQCRHNINYWQNGEYLGFGAGAVAFLAGTRLTALADAEQFCERLEHGQEVWMEREKLDLDAAFRETVIMGLRMTAGVSLGELTERFGIHAENYYSEILQGLIRQGMLHIVQGRLQLTAQGMLLANSVMAELV encoded by the coding sequence ATGAATAATCTCGGCCTGTATTTTCATATCCCCTTTTGTCTCCAGAAATGCCCCTATTGCAGTTTCTACTCCCTTGCCGGGCGAGCAGACCTCCATGCCCGTTATGCCCAGGCACTCATCACCCAAGTGCGTTCTTGTGCTGAAGTATATCGAGACCATCTGCGCCCCTTAACCAGTATTTTTTTCGGGGGAGGAACTCCGACCCTTTTGCCCCCGGAAACCTTGAGCATGCTGCTCACCGAGTGCCTGACTCAATTCCCTTGTGTTGCTGAGGCGGAAATTTCCATTGAGGTCAATCCGGCAACGGTTGCTGCTCTTGGTCTTGCGCACCTGCGCCGGGCAGGATTCAATCGTCTGTCCATAGGGGTGCAGTCACTGAATGATGTGGAGTTGCGCCTGCTTGGTCGTCCGCATACTGTGGCCGATGCCGTGCAAACGGTGCAATGGGCACGCGAGGCAGGCTTTGAGAATATCAATCTGGATTTGATGTATGGACTTCCAGGGCAGGAACCACAGGCCTGGCTGGCAACCCTTGAGCAGGCCTTGGCGCTCCGGCCAGAGCATCTTTCCATTTATGAGCTTACCCTTGAAGAAGGGACCCCATTTTCCAGGCAATATGGGCAGGGGCTGTTTTCTCTCCCTGAGGAGGAGGCCGTCCTGCTGATGCTGGAGGAGACCCGGCAGCTGCTGCGTCAGGCTGGTTTGCAGCGTTATGAGATATCAAATTATGCCAGGCCCGGACGGCAATGCCGACATAATATCAATTACTGGCAAAACGGAGAGTACCTCGGGTTTGGGGCTGGGGCGGTTGCCTTTCTTGCTGGCACACGCCTGACAGCGCTTGCCGATGCAGAGCAGTTTTGCGAGCGCCTGGAGCATGGGCAGGAGGTGTGGATGGAGCGGGAAAAACTCGACCTGGACGCTGCATTTCGGGAAACCGTGATTATGGGACTACGCATGACAGCAGGGGTATCTCTGGGAGAATTGACTGAGCGCTTTGGCATACATGCGGAAAACTATTACAGCGAGATCTTGCAAGGCCTTATCCGGCAAGGTATGCTGCATATTGTGCAGGGTCGCTTGCAACTTACCGCCCAAGGGATGTTATTAGCTAACTCGGTTATGGCTGAGTTGGTTTAA
- a CDS encoding DVU0772 family protein — protein sequence MLNLAELRKNRILVNSIDWAMTPEKAVEMYLEWGTGWIRGNDFVSSSDDESYYFVIYDWETEPPQVTLVHRTLGGAEELAKIEVPKELFDAACQEDGRRPGGTVHRLNRGLQEWLNTRLKGPPIEFFNIEQ from the coding sequence ATATTGGTCAACAGCATTGACTGGGCCATGACTCCAGAAAAGGCAGTGGAAATGTATCTGGAATGGGGAACTGGCTGGATTCGGGGGAATGATTTCGTCTCAAGCTCCGATGACGAGAGCTATTATTTCGTCATCTATGACTGGGAGACAGAGCCACCGCAGGTTACCCTGGTCCATCGCACCCTTGGCGGTGCGGAAGAGTTGGCAAAAATTGAAGTCCCCAAAGAACTCTTTGACGCTGCCTGCCAAGAAGACGGGAGACGCCCTGGTGGGACGGTCCATCGCCTGAACAGAGGCCTTCAGGAATGGTTAAACACCCGCCTTAAGGGGCCCCCTATTGAGTTTTTCAACATAGAACAGTAA
- a CDS encoding META domain-containing protein, producing the protein MRTYLRLFSLLVLLLAGCAPQQKHVLKDRTFVHPLPAVFRADLDLKRCPSTSFELVLRPDGMYFLQMERMARNASGRKVTQAEIGVWRYSEAKKLLRLTSYDKASRILAVTGQQTLKLIKVSGGMMPSLVRYDFTLTHTEPRYEGIVRMQGMYTRKRGRGVFRECLSGARFPLVTRGRAAEVEQAYQDILHGRAESLFVTLDIRLSSQAGRGDRLIAVRSVHIDPYHFCKGKGRRIATILNNRWYLTEIGGESLEPESVSKPPFLKVQGGEQLIQGFAGCNNFSGSWLFADNDFVFSRIASTRMACPVGMEVEDAFLQALDTTRRYTISGDILSLYDRQGRVLARLRYSRQLTDLDFRYVSSEQEEKEGDLLADDIDEALGRHSVETGGAVPASVVSPPVREVDEKILPLPEEPEESGHENSALHEIRVLKAKKKVAVSKTEQATPQRSETKAMAPATTSRAVVEKKEQEVQDEPQSTESTGDGESVTASYETSQPEIQGRAEKDPAPVVPSIPASEVTGQKFQPESLTTGNGENASVSEAEAGEKLPAGEAVAQAEMQTSEEKEGAPSLPAIPEADQPAVIEKGDKVTTAEVTPPLEKNVSSDEMSPLASQAEETEEVETSLPVAPSSAEDGEEKVQPSDAGEGQGAVQVQPISESISESVRESSCNQPWKTPLTEISGQIRKVAIKSPPWTKQSGLHLDVETSSGSYVIHVFPENLIKQCREVFHFEVGETVTVSGSEFRSGKGQGQLNICAATITRATNVLQLRDPLTSGLDKRVCCQEYCGNKCTDRPEKCMSQCLSQCNKIE; encoded by the coding sequence ATGCGTACATATCTCCGCCTTTTTTCTCTCTTGGTCCTGTTGCTGGCAGGATGTGCTCCGCAACAAAAGCATGTTCTGAAGGACAGAACGTTCGTTCATCCTCTTCCTGCTGTCTTTCGGGCTGATCTCGACCTGAAGCGATGTCCTTCGACATCGTTTGAGTTGGTGCTGCGGCCCGATGGTATGTATTTTTTGCAGATGGAAAGGATGGCAAGAAATGCATCTGGTCGTAAGGTGACTCAGGCAGAGATCGGCGTATGGAGATATAGCGAAGCAAAGAAACTTCTTCGTTTGACCAGTTATGACAAGGCGAGCCGGATCTTGGCGGTTACAGGGCAGCAAACCCTGAAGCTTATCAAGGTCTCCGGCGGAATGATGCCCTCCCTTGTTCGCTATGACTTTACCTTGACGCATACAGAGCCCCGCTATGAGGGGATAGTGCGTATGCAGGGGATGTACACCCGCAAACGCGGTCGTGGGGTCTTTCGGGAATGCCTGAGTGGGGCGAGGTTCCCTCTCGTCACCAGGGGGAGAGCTGCCGAGGTAGAGCAGGCGTATCAAGATATCTTGCATGGTCGGGCAGAATCGCTTTTTGTAACTCTGGATATTCGCCTTTCCTCTCAAGCAGGTCGGGGAGATCGTCTGATTGCGGTTCGTTCCGTTCATATTGATCCATACCATTTCTGTAAGGGGAAAGGGCGCCGTATTGCAACGATTTTAAATAATAGGTGGTATTTGACAGAGATAGGTGGAGAGTCGCTGGAGCCGGAGAGTGTGAGCAAACCACCTTTTTTGAAGGTCCAAGGTGGTGAACAGCTGATTCAGGGCTTTGCAGGCTGTAATAATTTTAGCGGAAGCTGGCTTTTTGCTGATAATGATTTTGTCTTCAGTCGGATTGCATCAACCCGTATGGCCTGCCCTGTTGGGATGGAGGTGGAGGATGCCTTCTTGCAGGCCTTGGATACGACGCGAAGATATACCATCAGCGGTGATATTCTGAGCCTGTATGATCGGCAGGGCAGGGTATTGGCCCGCCTGCGTTATTCCCGGCAGTTGACAGACCTTGATTTCAGATATGTATCGTCTGAGCAGGAAGAAAAAGAAGGAGACCTCCTTGCTGATGATATTGATGAAGCATTGGGACGTCATAGCGTAGAAACAGGAGGAGCTGTCCCTGCCTCTGTCGTTTCTCCCCCAGTGAGGGAGGTTGACGAGAAAATTCTGCCCCTTCCTGAGGAACCTGAAGAATCTGGTCATGAGAATTCGGCTCTTCATGAGATAAGAGTGCTCAAGGCCAAGAAGAAGGTTGCTGTCAGCAAAACTGAGCAAGCTACTCCTCAGCGGAGTGAAACAAAAGCGATGGCTCCTGCCACGACCTCCAGAGCTGTCGTCGAGAAGAAGGAGCAAGAGGTTCAGGATGAGCCCCAATCGACAGAATCGACAGGGGATGGAGAGAGTGTTACGGCATCTTATGAGACATCTCAACCAGAGATACAGGGCCGTGCGGAGAAAGACCCTGCTCCTGTCGTACCTTCCATCCCCGCATCTGAGGTTACTGGGCAGAAGTTCCAACCTGAATCTCTAACAACTGGGAACGGGGAAAACGCCAGTGTATCTGAAGCAGAAGCAGGGGAAAAGCTGCCTGCTGGTGAGGCTGTTGCTCAAGCGGAGATGCAGACCAGTGAAGAGAAGGAGGGCGCTCCTTCCCTGCCTGCCATTCCTGAGGCAGATCAGCCCGCAGTGATCGAAAAGGGGGATAAGGTCACAACAGCAGAGGTCACACCACCACTTGAAAAAAATGTTTCCTCAGATGAGATGAGTCCGCTTGCGTCTCAGGCTGAGGAAACGGAAGAGGTCGAAACTTCTCTTCCGGTCGCTCCTTCTTCAGCAGAAGATGGTGAAGAAAAGGTTCAGCCTTCAGATGCCGGGGAAGGCCAGGGAGCCGTTCAGGTTCAACCAATAAGTGAATCAATAAGTGAATCAGTACGCGAATCCTCATGCAATCAACCATGGAAGACGCCCCTAACGGAGATTAGCGGGCAGATCAGGAAGGTTGCAATAAAATCTCCACCTTGGACCAAGCAGAGCGGATTACATCTTGACGTAGAGACCTCATCGGGCTCCTATGTTATCCATGTATTTCCCGAGAATTTGATCAAGCAATGTCGAGAAGTCTTTCATTTTGAAGTTGGGGAAACAGTTACTGTTTCCGGTTCCGAGTTTCGTTCTGGAAAAGGGCAGGGGCAGCTGAATATTTGTGCTGCAACAATTACCAGAGCCACTAACGTGCTGCAATTGAGAGATCCGCTGACAAGCGGTCTTGATAAACGGGTATGTTGTCAAGAATACTGTGGAAATAAATGTACAGACCGACCTGAAAAATGTATGAGTCAATGTTTGTCGCAATGTAATAAGATAGAGTAA
- a CDS encoding metal ABC transporter permease, with the protein MDFIYDIFKNWASQGYLPAIFEHTFMIRGLLAALIIGPLLGAVGTVVVTKKLSFFTQTIGNAAMSGVAIGLLLGEPVDGTYAGLYGFCLIVALLMTFVKNRTRLANDTIIGVVLAQVLGLGIILMIVVTSQFNIHQVEGILFGSLITLNDKDLITLTIASLVVGILFAFNFNRFMLASFNRTLAKARGISPVFLEYLFVTLMTIVVVSSLKLIGALLVLVLIVVPAAGAQLVAPNLRWFVWLSVIFSTISTASGLLLSGLLPVPSGAVIALVSSTLFYGALISRPLLSRGGPNQGEI; encoded by the coding sequence ATGGATTTTATCTACGATATTTTTAAAAATTGGGCATCCCAAGGGTATCTGCCTGCGATCTTTGAGCATACCTTTATGATTCGCGGTCTGCTGGCCGCCTTGATCATCGGGCCCTTGCTCGGGGCGGTGGGTACGGTGGTGGTGACCAAGAAGCTCTCCTTTTTTACCCAGACCATTGGTAATGCTGCCATGAGTGGGGTTGCCATTGGTCTGCTCTTGGGGGAACCCGTGGATGGCACCTATGCAGGTCTGTACGGTTTTTGTCTGATTGTCGCCCTGCTGATGACCTTTGTTAAGAACCGCACTCGCCTTGCCAATGATACGATTATCGGGGTGGTGTTAGCGCAGGTGCTGGGCCTTGGGATTATCCTGATGATTGTGGTGACCAGCCAGTTCAATATCCACCAGGTGGAGGGGATCCTTTTTGGCAGCCTGATCACCCTGAATGATAAGGACCTTATTACCCTGACCATCGCCTCGCTGGTTGTCGGTATTCTCTTTGCCTTCAATTTCAACCGCTTTATGCTGGCCAGTTTTAACCGGACCCTGGCCAAGGCGCGTGGGATCTCTCCTGTATTTTTGGAGTATCTCTTTGTCACCCTGATGACCATTGTGGTGGTTTCCAGCCTGAAATTGATCGGTGCCCTGCTGGTCCTGGTCCTGATAGTGGTTCCAGCTGCCGGGGCCCAACTGGTTGCTCCTAACCTTCGTTGGTTTGTCTGGCTCAGTGTCATCTTTTCCACGATCAGTACGGCCTCTGGTCTGCTGCTGTCCGGTCTGTTGCCAGTGCCCAGTGGTGCCGTGATCGCCTTGGTCTCCAGTACCCTGTTTTACGGAGCCCTGATTTCTCGTCCGCTTCTGTCCCGAGGGGGACCGAATCAGGGGGAAATCTAA
- a CDS encoding response regulator, which yields MQKILVVDDKEQNLFTLRKVLADLDVEFVQATYGNDALKATLHNDFALAILDVQMPDMDGYELAERLRCDPKTENLPIIFLSAVYHDDYHVFKGYESGAVDFIIKPYAPKILFSKVSFFLQLHQQKLALEKSVELEKTKNYLENILFSMTDAIFVINLQGDIEICNQGSLSLVGYTQDEVLGQPLHTFLAEEACAVWVQQFVSNKEAEPLQNQETLLQTAAKEKIPVLVSASPIRDEAGELHGAVFVLRDLRDRKKLEEQIFRSRRMESIGLMAGGVAHDLNNILAGIIGYPELLLKTLPRDSNLRESLEAMVESGQRAAMVVADLLTVARGVAIAKEVRSLNLLIKEYLDSPEHGKLNALYSGISYRSQLEAKQAHIFCSPLHIKKCLLNLLTNAAEAVVDSGGIIISTHNERIDEAKARELEITAGEYIVLCVEDTGPGIAKQDLQHIFEPFYTKKVMGRSGTGLGLAVVWNTVQDHEGKISVTSGEEGTCFQIYFPLSKVKLAVPEEISQGEEELELGRTILVIDDEPQLRDIATRMLQSLGYRLASVCSGELAIKYILDKPVDLIVIDMQMEPGMNGYETYQEIIKIYPEQRALIVSGFSDSADVKATLKLGANGFIKKPYSLKQLGRAVQEALKN from the coding sequence ATGCAAAAGATACTTGTTGTCGATGATAAGGAACAGAACCTGTTCACCTTGAGAAAGGTCCTGGCCGACCTTGATGTGGAGTTTGTTCAGGCTACCTACGGTAATGATGCCCTCAAGGCAACCCTGCATAATGACTTTGCCCTGGCAATCCTTGATGTCCAGATGCCAGACATGGATGGCTATGAGTTAGCCGAACGCCTCCGTTGCGATCCCAAAACAGAAAATCTCCCTATTATTTTCCTCTCAGCGGTCTATCATGACGATTACCACGTCTTTAAGGGGTATGAATCTGGAGCGGTTGATTTCATTATTAAGCCGTATGCGCCGAAGATTTTATTCAGCAAGGTCAGCTTCTTTCTCCAGCTGCACCAACAAAAGCTCGCCCTGGAAAAATCCGTAGAGCTGGAAAAAACGAAGAATTATTTGGAAAATATCCTTTTTTCCATGACCGATGCTATCTTTGTCATCAATCTCCAGGGTGATATAGAGATCTGTAATCAGGGGAGCCTGTCTCTTGTTGGTTATACACAGGATGAGGTCCTTGGCCAGCCATTGCATACCTTTCTGGCAGAAGAGGCTTGCGCGGTCTGGGTGCAGCAGTTTGTGTCAAATAAAGAAGCAGAGCCCCTGCAAAATCAGGAAACTTTATTGCAAACAGCGGCCAAAGAAAAAATACCGGTTCTTGTTTCAGCCTCACCGATTCGTGATGAAGCCGGTGAGCTCCATGGAGCTGTTTTTGTCTTAAGGGACCTGCGGGACCGTAAGAAGCTGGAAGAGCAAATCTTCCGGTCACGGCGAATGGAGTCCATCGGTCTGATGGCCGGTGGTGTGGCCCATGACCTGAATAATATCCTGGCCGGAATTATCGGGTATCCGGAATTACTTCTCAAAACCCTGCCCAGGGACAGCAATCTTCGCGAGTCACTTGAGGCTATGGTCGAATCCGGTCAACGGGCAGCAATGGTGGTTGCAGATCTTTTAACCGTTGCCCGTGGTGTGGCTATTGCCAAAGAAGTGAGGAGTCTCAATCTTCTGATTAAGGAATATCTGGATTCACCGGAACACGGGAAGCTGAATGCGCTGTATTCCGGTATCTCGTATAGATCTCAACTTGAGGCAAAGCAGGCCCATATCTTTTGTTCCCCGCTTCATATAAAGAAATGCCTCTTGAATTTATTGACCAATGCCGCAGAGGCCGTTGTTGACAGTGGAGGGATCATCATTTCCACCCATAATGAACGGATTGATGAGGCCAAGGCCAGAGAACTGGAAATAACCGCTGGAGAGTACATCGTCCTGTGCGTGGAAGATACCGGTCCGGGGATTGCAAAACAGGATCTGCAACATATCTTCGAGCCCTTTTATACTAAGAAGGTTATGGGGCGAAGCGGTACTGGGCTCGGATTGGCCGTTGTCTGGAACACTGTCCAGGATCACGAAGGCAAAATATCTGTTACCAGCGGGGAGGAAGGGACCTGTTTTCAGATCTATTTTCCCTTGAGTAAAGTAAAATTGGCAGTGCCAGAGGAAATCAGCCAAGGGGAAGAAGAGCTAGAGCTGGGCAGGACCATCCTGGTTATTGATGATGAGCCGCAGTTACGGGATATTGCCACCCGAATGTTGCAATCCCTGGGGTATAGGCTTGCCTCGGTTTGTTCCGGTGAACTGGCGATCAAGTATATTTTGGATAAACCGGTTGATCTCATTGTCATTGATATGCAGATGGAGCCAGGCATGAATGGTTATGAAACGTATCAGGAGATTATTAAGATATATCCTGAGCAGCGGGCCCTCATTGTCAGTGGGTTCTCCGACAGTGCAGATGTGAAGGCCACCCTCAAGTTGGGGGCCAACGGCTTTATCAAAAAGCCTTACTCCCTCAAGCAGTTGGGGCGAGCTGTGCAGGAAGCCTTGAAAAACTGA
- the ald gene encoding alanine dehydrogenase produces MVIGIPQEIKQDEYRVALLPVGVELLRKDGHRVLLQKGAGLGSGYADAVYADAGAEFVETAAKLYEQAEMIVKVKEPQPEEIACFRSGQIVFCFFHFASSRALTEACLQRGIAAVAYETLADQQGRLPLLTPMSEVAGKMAIQQGAKCLERPMGGSGLLLGGVPGVAPAHVLIIGGGVVGANAARVAAGFGANVVIMDINAERLRYLETIMPANVCTVYSDPHTIREHARIADLVVGAVLVPGEKAPVLIDRSLLQVMQKGSVLVDVCIDQGGCCITSRPTTHSDPVFIEEDVVHYCVANIPGAVSRTSTKALCNATLPYCRELAKVGLDPFVKRSPGRAAALNMRDGKLLCPAVAKTFPDLPHV; encoded by the coding sequence ATGGTCATTGGAATACCGCAGGAGATTAAGCAAGACGAGTACCGGGTGGCCCTCTTGCCCGTTGGGGTGGAGTTGCTGCGCAAAGATGGTCACAGGGTCTTGTTGCAAAAAGGGGCAGGACTGGGCAGTGGATATGCGGATGCCGTCTATGCAGATGCCGGGGCCGAGTTTGTAGAGACAGCAGCGAAGCTCTATGAGCAGGCCGAGATGATCGTCAAGGTGAAAGAGCCTCAGCCAGAAGAAATTGCCTGTTTCCGCTCCGGCCAGATCGTGTTTTGCTTTTTTCATTTTGCCAGTTCCCGCGCCTTGACTGAGGCCTGCCTGCAACGAGGAATAGCGGCTGTGGCCTATGAGACCCTGGCCGATCAACAGGGGCGTCTCCCTCTGCTGACCCCGATGAGTGAGGTCGCAGGTAAGATGGCCATTCAGCAAGGAGCAAAATGTCTGGAACGACCCATGGGAGGGAGCGGGCTCCTGTTGGGTGGAGTCCCGGGGGTGGCTCCTGCCCATGTCCTGATCATCGGCGGTGGGGTGGTCGGAGCGAATGCGGCTCGGGTTGCCGCTGGTTTTGGCGCCAATGTGGTTATCATGGATATCAATGCAGAGCGATTGCGATATCTGGAAACAATTATGCCCGCTAATGTCTGTACCGTGTACAGCGATCCCCATACCATCCGCGAACATGCCCGTATTGCTGATCTGGTTGTCGGAGCGGTGCTTGTTCCAGGGGAAAAGGCCCCGGTGCTCATTGACCGTTCGCTCCTGCAAGTGATGCAGAAGGGCTCGGTGCTGGTGGATGTCTGTATCGACCAAGGAGGCTGCTGCATAACCAGTCGTCCCACCACCCATAGCGATCCGGTTTTTATCGAAGAGGACGTGGTCCATTACTGTGTCGCCAACATTCCAGGAGCGGTCAGTAGAACCAGTACCAAGGCCCTGTGCAATGCCACGCTTCCCTATTGTCGGGAGCTTGCCAAGGTCGGGTTGGATCCCTTTGTTAAGCGTTCTCCGGGCCGGGCCGCTGCCCTCAATATGCGGGATGGTAAGTTGTTGTGTCCAGCAGTTGCCAAGACCTTTCCTGATCTACCCCATGTCTAA
- a CDS encoding zinc ABC transporter substrate-binding protein, producing the protein MEKILRPQFVLVLCLVLSSMQAYAQEGKCRLNIGASLHPYYSWTKNIVGDEANVTSIIPPGSDPHAYQPLPSDMKKLENLDVVIVNGVGHDEFIKPMLKAIENDKLVVIDTSKGLPLIPVFGKHYDFEGNDGKVSYNSHTYIAITGAIQQMQMIARKLGRLCPDQAGEFVRNVRAYSMKLRNLLQSALMRIDMLDLNKLRIATVHDGYSYLFQELGIEVSAVVQPRHGVKPSARQLQDTIKRIKRAKVNVLFGELDYEKKYIDIIYKETGCRLYALSHISNGEYTKEFFEQAMRRNIDAIVAALTEVSGGSNPGDMSGQMQDNMSRQMQNASQQMQNSVQENLKDTVPTMQQKQMSERMNQQVQDTTKQMQKTVQEKLKDSIPTMQQKQMNKRMNQQLRDTKAQMQGAMQEGLQETLPAMQQQQVKERMDQQMQDMQKGMLENLAPEAPQQQDKDQ; encoded by the coding sequence ATGGAAAAAATACTGCGTCCTCAGTTTGTGCTCGTTTTATGCCTTGTCCTCTCCTCAATGCAGGCATATGCCCAAGAGGGAAAGTGTCGTTTGAATATAGGGGCTTCTCTGCACCCGTATTATTCCTGGACCAAAAATATCGTTGGTGATGAGGCAAATGTAACCTCAATAATTCCCCCAGGCTCGGATCCTCATGCCTATCAGCCGCTGCCCTCGGACATGAAGAAGTTGGAAAACCTGGATGTGGTCATTGTCAATGGGGTAGGGCATGATGAGTTCATCAAACCGATGCTCAAGGCCATTGAAAATGACAAGCTGGTGGTTATCGACACCAGCAAAGGGCTCCCTCTGATTCCCGTCTTTGGTAAGCATTACGATTTTGAAGGGAACGACGGCAAGGTATCGTACAACAGCCATACCTATATCGCTATCACCGGCGCGATTCAGCAGATGCAGATGATTGCCAGAAAACTGGGGAGACTTTGTCCAGATCAGGCTGGTGAGTTTGTCAGAAATGTCCGTGCGTATTCGATGAAGTTGCGTAATCTGCTCCAGTCCGCTTTAATGCGGATTGATATGCTTGACCTCAATAAGCTGCGTATCGCCACTGTGCATGACGGATATTCTTATCTCTTTCAGGAACTCGGTATCGAGGTCAGTGCTGTGGTGCAGCCGAGACATGGGGTCAAGCCCAGCGCACGTCAGCTCCAGGACACTATTAAAAGGATCAAGCGGGCCAAGGTGAATGTGCTGTTCGGTGAGCTGGATTATGAAAAGAAATATATCGATATTATCTATAAAGAGACTGGCTGCCGTCTCTATGCCCTCTCCCATATTTCCAACGGGGAGTACACCAAGGAATTTTTCGAGCAGGCCATGCGGAGAAACATTGATGCCATTGTTGCGGCCCTGACCGAGGTGTCTGGAGGAAGCAATCCAGGAGATATGTCAGGACAGATGCAGGATAATATGTCGCGGCAGATGCAGAATGCCTCGCAACAAATGCAGAACTCTGTCCAAGAAAATCTTAAAGATACTGTGCCGACCATGCAGCAGAAGCAGATGTCTGAACGGATGAATCAGCAAGTTCAGGATACCACCAAGCAGATGCAGAAGACTGTGCAGGAAAAACTGAAAGATTCCATTCCGACAATGCAGCAGAAGCAGATGAATAAACGGATGAATCAGCAGCTTCGGGATACTAAGGCGCAGATGCAGGGTGCCATGCAGGAGGGCCTGCAAGAAACCCTGCCAGCAATGCAGCAGCAGCAGGTTAAAGAACGTATGGATCAGCAGATGCAGGATATGCAGAAAGGGATGCTGGAGAATCTTGCTCCGGAAGCACCGCAACAGCAGGATAAGGACCAATAA